A window from Triticum aestivum cultivar Chinese Spring chromosome 6D, IWGSC CS RefSeq v2.1, whole genome shotgun sequence encodes these proteins:
- the LOC123144064 gene encoding bidirectional sugar transporter SWEET2a: MASLGLPGPSSYHDLCCYGAGIAGNIFAFVLFISPLPTFRRIVRNGSTEQFSATPYIYSLLNCLVCMWYALPFVSYGVVLVATVNTIGAAFQLAYTAVFIAYADAKKRLKVSVLLAGVFCVFGLIVYVSMALFDHKPRRTFVGYLSVASLIFMFASPLSIINLVIRTKSVEYMPFYLSLSMSLMSMSFFAYGALLDDFFIYVPNGIGTVLGVMQLLLYAYYSRKGSRDEARRPLLVTHT, encoded by the exons ATGGCTTCCCTGGGCTTGCCCGGACCCTCCTCCTACCACGACCTCTGCTGCTACGGGGCAGGAATCGCAG GGAACATCTTCGCCTTCGTGCTCTTCATCTCCCCGCT GCCAACATTCAGGAGGATCGTCCGGAATGGGTCGACGGAGCAGTTCTCGGCCACGCCCTACATCTACTCGCTCCTCAACTGCCTCGTCTGCATGTGGTACGCCCTCCCCTTCGTCTCCTACGGCGTCGTCCTCGTCGCCACCGTCAACACCATCGGCGCCGCCTTCCAGCTTGCCTACACCGCCGTCTTCATCGCCTACGCCGACGCCAAGAAAAGG CTCAAGGTGTCCGTGCTGCTGGCTGGGGTGTTCTGCGTGTTCGGCCTGATTGTGTATGTCAGTATGGCGCTGTTTGATCACAAGCCTCGGCGAACATTCGTCGGCTATCTCAGCGTGGCGTCCCTCATATTCATGTTCGCATCCCCTCTGTCCATCATT AATTTGGTGATCAGGACCAAGAGCGTGGAGTACATGCCCTTTTATTTGTCGCTATCGATGTCCCTGATGAGCATGTCGTTTTTCGCATACGGGGCGCTTCTGGATGACTTCTTCATATAC GTTCCCAATGGCATCGGCACAGTCTTAGGTGTCATGCAGTTGTTGTTATATGCCTATTACAGTAGAAAAGGATCGAGAGACGAAGCCAGACGGCCATTACTAGTCACACATACATGA
- the LOC123144065 gene encoding uncharacterized protein gives MAGFALVGPPEAATALGAAAAAPTGDTFVDLLDASFNKATVGAGKALTENSSPTFVSSGDPCLDFFFHVVPGTPAASVASLLAAAWAADPVSALRLVANLRGVRGSGKSDREGFYAAALWLHARHPATLARNAASVAAFGYLKDLPELLHRIVHGGKSTRTPGKKARREAEDGGFVRRGGRGRGRGRKPRSEDRAPPVGASEERVAASLERDRGLAAAAALSRRAKRAEAAARALEMYSRDSTYRSLHDRTADLFAELLAEDMRKLSVGNVKDFSLAAKWCPSLDSSYDRSTLLCEAIARRLFPRGSSSELGDDLPDAHYAYRARERLRRAAIVPLRAALKLPEVFISARAWESVVYTRVASVAMKNYKDLFLKHDAERFNAYLADVKSGKKRIAAGALLPHQIIESLGEDGDDGGVADLQWQRMVDDMRALGKLNSCVAVCDVSGSMSGLPMDVCIALGLLVSELTDDPWRGRVITFSEQPNIHMIKGDTLSEKTEFVRNMDWGMNTDFQAVFDKILEVAVGAGLPAEKMVRRVFVFSDMEFDQASANPWETDYEAIVRKFSEAGYGAAVPEIVFWNLRDSRAVPVMSGQKGVALVSGFSKNLLKLFLDGGGTFTPRVVMEKAIAGPEYDQLAVFD, from the coding sequence ATGGCCGGCTTCGCCCTGGTCGGCCCGCCGGAGGCCGCGACCGCACTTggcgcggccgcggcggcgccaaCGGGCGACACGTTCGTCGACCTGCTGGACGCCAGCTTCAACAAGGCGACGGTCGGGGCGGGGAAGGCGCTGACGGAGAACTCCTCGCCGACGTTCGTGTCCTCGGGGGACCCCTGCCTCGACTTCTTCTTCCACGTGGTGCCCGGCACGCCGGCCGCCTCCGTCGCCTCGCTGCTCGCCGCCGCCTGGGCCGCCGACCCGGTCTCCGCGCTCCGCCTCGTCGCCAACCTCCGCGGCGTGCGCGGCTCCGGCAAGTCCGACCGCGAGGGCTTTTACGCCGCCGCGCTCTGGCTCCACGCCCGCCACCCGGCCACGCTCGCGCGCAacgccgcctccgtcgccgcctTCGGCTACCTCAAGGACCTGCCCGAGCTGCTCCACCGCATCGTGCACGGCGGCAAGTCCACCCGGACCCCCGGCAAGAAGGCCCGCCGCGAAGCGGAGGACGGCGGCTTCGTACGCCGCGGCGGCCGCGGGCGGGGGAGAGGCCGCAAGCCGCGCAGCGAGGACCGCGCGCCGCCCGTCGGCGCGTCGGAGGAGCGTGTCGCGGCTAGCCTGGAGCGTGATAGGGGGCTCGCGGCCGCGGCCGCGTTGTCGCGTCGGGCCAAGAGGGCGGAGGCCGCGGCGAGGGCGTTGGAGATGTACAGCCGCGACTCCACGTACCGGTCCCTGCACGACCGCACGGCCGACCTGTTCGCCGAGCTCCTCGCGGAGGACATGCGCAAGCTGTCTGTCGGCAATGTCAAGGATTTCTCGCTCGCGGCCAAGTGGTGCCCGTCGCTGGACTCGTCCTACGACCGCTCCACCCTCCTCTGCGAGGCCATCGCGCGGCGGCTCTTCCCCAGAGGCTCGTCGTCGGAGCTCGGCGACGACCTCCCGGACGCGCACTACGCGTACCGCGCGCGCGAGCGCCTCCGCAGAGCGGCCATCGTGCCGCTCCGCGCCGCGCTTAAGCTCCCCGAGGTGTTCATCTCGGCGCGCGCCTGGGAGTCCGTGGTGTACACGCGCGTGGCCTCCGTGGCCATGAAGAACTACAAGGACCTCTTCCTCAAGCACGACGCCGAGCGCTTCAACGCATACCTCGCCGATGTCAAGTCCGGCAAGAAGCGGATCGCCGCGGGCGCGCTGCTCCCGCATCAGATCATCGAGTCCCTCGGCGAAGATGGGGACGACGGCGGAGTGGCCGACCTGCAGTGGCAGCGCATGGTCGACGACATGCGCGCTCTCGGCAAGCTCAACAGCTGCGTGGCCGTGTGCGACGTGTCCGGAAGCATGTCCGGCCTGCCCATGGACGTCTGCATCGCGCTTGGCCTCCTCGTGTCCGAGCTCACCGACGACCCGTGGCGCGGCCGCGTGATCACCTTCAGCGAGCAACCGAACATCCACATGATCAAGGGCGACACCCTTTCCGAAAAGACTGAATTCGTCCGGAACATGGATTGGGGTATGAACACCGACTTCCAGGCAGTGTTCGACAAGATCCTGGAGGTGGCCGTGGGCGCCGGCCTGCCGGCGGAGAAGATGGTGCGGCGGGTGTTCGTGTTCAGCGACATGGAGTTCGACCAGGCGTCGGCGAACCCGTGGGAGACAGACTACGAGGCAATCGTGAGGAAGTTCTCGGAAGCTGGCTACGGCGCCGCCGTGCCGGAGATAGTGTTCTGGAACCTGAGGGACTCCAGGGCCGTGCCGGTGATGTCCGGACAGAAGGGGGTGGCGCTCGTCAGCGGGTTCTCCAAGAACTTGCTCAAGCTGTTCCTCGATGGCGGTGGCACGTTCACCCCGAGGGTCGTCATGGAAAAGGCAATCGCCGGACCGGAGTATGATCAGTTGGCCGTGTTCGATTGA